The DNA region GCCGCAACCCTCACGTAAACCATATCGTTATGCGCGTAGCTCCAAAGCTGTGGCAGCGGGTGACGGCGGAAGGTTCAGTCCACATTGACCTCAAGCGGTCAAcggtggaggacttctcgccggTCATCCAATGTACCCGCTGTCTTGGATTTGGACACGGTCGACGAAACTGCAAAGAAGCTACTAGCCTATGTAGTCACTGTGGTGGCCCTCACCTACGACACGATTGCCCTCATTACATTGTGGGAGAACAACCATGCTGCCTCAATTGCCGGAGCGCTGGCCTGGAGAAAACAGACCATGGGGCTTTTAGTGTCGAGTGTCCGGTCAGGCGAAAGTGGGACTCCATAGCCCGCCTGAGCGTGACATATTGTTGAGGAACCCGCGGTACttagttataaataatgatatataacttttttcattttaaattgtttacattgtattgaaattattgaaatattattattaaaaataaatagttatttagttTGTTACAGTATTAAActacttgaaaaataaaatgttatcgtATTTCAGTTATGTAATAGTTTTCCTATGTGAAAATGTATAAATCATTATAGTTTGAAAGGTTTCTATAGCAATATTCTAATCTAATTTGTTAGTGGCTTTTGTAACTTTGTAATATTGTtgtgtctataaaaataaatcgaaaACCTTTCAGGCTTATTACAATAATAGCTCATTACAACATAAGTACCAATATTGGTTTTCAAGATTTATAGGAAAttgtacttttaaaattaatactttaaacttaaaacattaaaatataagtaattgcTAAGGTAACGAAGTCTTCTATTGTGGGAATTAGtaagaaacaataaataataataacaatacttaTAAGTTATAGGAAAATTCTTAAAAGTGCAAaggtaacaaatatttttacttttcaatattatgttagctataaaaacattaattattatattatttgattttcagATATGTTAAAGTGTTACAGGTGATTATAAAAATGTCTTAATCTTTATAAATGTGTTAGCTTTAGAATGTTCATATAGCATTGTATACTTACTAAGCAGATATGATTTgtgttagatttttatttttgtaaatttaaaaacaagttggaaagcctttcagttttattatattagcttTTTATGACTGAGTTAAGATACTCTTATTTTTGTCGATTTTGAAGAtttatatgttaaaaaattgtacttttattattaagactataaaatatgtaatttaaagtgtttaggtatttgaagtaaatataagcATTATATAGTTAGTTGAATATTAATGCGGTAAAGACTTGTAAAGGTGAAAGAGTGTcctatttctataaatttttggTTCTTAAAAGCTTCTATAGCACTGTATATTAAGCAGTCagcatttgttattatattatatcggttACGAAgacctaaattttaaaaaagtaattaaaattaaaagtgtgaAGCTAGTTtaagcaaatatattttatttatagttaattaaatagtaatgcGTATGAGTACAACGAATTTTGCTTGTCCAAAAGGGTTGTACTCTTATTAGTTTAAGGAATAGAAAATGCACATAGATTTTACTAAAAAGAGATTGTCTGATGTCTGTCTATATGATAATAGATGGACCAGGCATTTCTATGCTGTTATATCTTTATTATCtaattatatgttataaatGTATTGTATGCGAAGTAGCATTTATGTTAACCTTTTGATTATTTCATCTTTATTTGAACCATGTAAAGGGCTGccggaaaaaaaaaaaaaaaaaaaaaaaaacaaaaaaaaaaacaaaaaaaaaaaaaaaaaaaaaaaaaaaaaaaaaaaaaaaaaaaaaaaaaaaaaacaaaaaaaaaaaaaaatccggcAGTCTCTCTAGATAATAAATGAGAAGTGTACttatttacacaataatttaaaactctACGATATATATTACGATTCTAACAAATACGGTTAATTCACTTTCAGCAAATATTGTAAGTAATGACTGTAATTTAGGATCAAAACCCCGACCGCTTGATGGTTGGGAAAAAATAgggcgaaatttaaaaaaaaaaaaaaaaaaaacctaacctaacctaacctaacctaacctaacctaacctaacctaacctaacctaacctaacctaacctaacctaacctaacctaacctaacctaacctaacctaacctaacctaaccaacttacacaataaattattatccttaaaactatttattaaatCTGAAACTAAATTACAAACAATTTTTaagaacataaaatttatcaccCTTATCTTCATTCTCACAACAATACATTCCAGCACATAGGTACAGTCTTTAATTTTTAGGCTCTTGTGTATTTTCCCCAGATGTGTAACATGAATACAGATGCAATAAATAGAAGGGACATAACTAGCACTGGAACTGGTCCTACTTTAACACCaggagaatcatctgtgtaAAAGCGCCACATGCCACCAGAACCAGCGCCTGTGGCACGATTTCTTGCAGATGTTGCTGTGGTGGTTGTTTTTCTTTGTCTAACAGTGCCTCCACTAGAAGCTCTGGGAGCAATTGATGCTTTGCTTGGAGAGCGACTGCCTGAGCCAACTGATGTTGAACTTGGAGCGGCAGGCATGTTTTCTTTTTAGATTATCGGGAATTTAAAAATACTGGTCTCAGTCGAAACAGATTAATACTATTAACTGTAGGTTCTACCTAAAATCTCGGCAAATTGAATGGAATGGATTGCTCAAAATTTAACTtctcaattcaaaattttataaattaggaAGGGTTAACTTGGTACACCCTCGGGCCCGAAccccaataaattattaaactattattacaaaaaaacaatatttaagctTTCATCTTTTATAAGAcactaatttcataattttaagttaacCGCAAGTAGTATAAATAAGGCTCCAAACATAAGTAAAATGTTTTCGGAATGTTACAGATAATTTGTGAAACTTTGTGAATTTAAAAGCGGCTAAGGGTGACACgatttagtaaataaaataatattaaattttaaataattttagacaTTACCTTCACACAtacagactgacaaaaaatagaaaaatcagGATAACTTTGGAGTCCCTACAGTTAGACCCCCCGAGCTTGGGCTTGAACTGTTTCACTCCTCAAGGGGAACAGATCGGCATCGGCAGAATCAACCTCCAACCCCCCCCTCCCCTAAAATCCCACTAAACCCTTAAAACACTTCCATAGGCCGCCTCCCGaaaccttcccccccccccccccccaaattTTCGACCTCACCCCCTCAGGGCCTAACTTTTGTCCCCTTCATCCTATACCCcccgagtttgggctcaaactgtTTGTCCTTTCAAAAGGAACAGTTTGGCCCCGACAAATTTCCCCTCAGACCTCCCCCTCCCCTAGAATCCCAAAAAATCCTTAACTTTCGTCCCCCTTATCCTAGACCCcccgagtttgggctcaaactgtCTGTACTCTCACGAGGAACAGTTTGGCCGCAACAGACTTCCCCTCCCACCTCCCCCTCCcccaaaaacttcaaaaaatccCTAAAACCACCTCCAAAGGTTCCCTGATTAATTAGGAATAGATACgtagtatataatttaatatatattctcatatttttattgcaaatcaACTCCAATTTTGCTGCCGTTTCACCAGCACAACTATGTCGTCTATGAGCAGACCAACACGAACGCTCCGAATCACTGATCGGGAAGCTATCTCCGCGGCGAcagcgaggcggccatcttcggAGCCCGGAAGGGTCAAAGTAGTACCCTGTCGCCGAATTGAGGCGGAGGAGGGTTCTTCCATCTCCGGGAGCGAGTCTGGGGCGGGATCGGGTTCTCGGCTGACAGAAAGTAGCACCCTGGCGCAGGCGCTCCAAAGAGAAGCAGATGCGGCTTTCCGTACTCCGCCATCCGAGGGGCGTTGTGGTAGAATCGGGGGACCTGAGAGCCCGACCGCGACCCTGTTGAAGACTGCTAACGGAGTGTACCAGCGAGCGAAGGGGGAACTGGAGAAATCTGGTAATTTGAAAGGCTCCATAAGGGCGACAGTGTTGGATGGCCTCAATTATCTGTACGAGGCCACCCTCCAAGTAAATAGCGCGCGACGTGACGTCCTACTGCAGGTCGAGCACTTACAGCGACAACACGCAGAGGACGTCGCAAGAAGGGAGTCCAAACATGCGGAGCAAATTGTGCTTCTAACGCAGCGGCTGGAGAAAGCCGATGTTGGGGGACAGACGGCGGAGTTGCGTAAGGAGTTGGAGGCACTCCGCCGGGTAGTCGAATTTGATGTTATCGCGGAAATGGGTAAGATCAAGCTCCCCCCTCCACCCGCTGCAAAAATGGGCCCCCTTCTTGAAGAACTAAAAGGCATGCATAAGGAAGCTGTCAAGATGCTAGATGAGGTGCGCAACCTAGGAGCGAAAACGTCCAAGCTTCTAGAGGAGCCCGCACGGACTCAAGCGCTGCCTTCCTACGCAGCGATGGCTGCTAAGGCACCGGTCAAGTCCGGCCATTCGATTGTGGTGACCAGTGAGTCACCAGAAGACACGAGCGATAATGTGGTCACCAAAATCAGAAAGGCCGTTGACGCAACAAAGACCGGCGCCAAAGTAGACAGCGTACGCATGGTACGGAATAGGAAGGTGGTGCTGACATGCGGCACAAAGGGTGAGGTGGAGGCCGTGAAAACGCGGCTCGGGGCTGCTTCGGGCCTCAAGTTCCAAGAGGCGAGAGGGAAAAACCCGATGATTATCATCAGGGACGTCCTCTCTTGCCTCAAGGACGAGGAGGTCATAGCGGCCCTAAGAGCTCAGAACAAGGAGCTCTTCACTGGCCTCCATAAAGACCACCAAACGGCGGAGGCATGCTTCCGTCGAAGGTGCCGCAACCCGCACCTCATGCATCTCGTCTTGCGGGTGGCCCCTCCGCTGTGGCGCCGCATGGTCGACGGGGGGTCCGTCCACCTCGATCTAAAACGGTCAAGGGTGGAGGATTTCTCGCCGCTCATCCAGTGTTCGAAGTGTTTAGCCTTCGGACACgggcggcgccactgcaaagagtcttcgGACCTTTGCAGCCACTGCGGGGGGCCACACGTGAGAGCAGAATGCCCCGATTATGTCACGGGAGAGCCGCCcagctgtgtcaactgtcgaCACGCTAAGCTGGACAAGACGGATCACGGTGCATTCAGCGgcgactgtccggtgaggcggaaatgggatgccattgcccgcctcggcgtgagttactgctgagggcaccgcgGTCATAAATCCAGGTGGTCGCGGGCCCAGGGATGCTGCTTcgaggcacatgatacaggtaaacctgcagcggaagcgattggcaaccgatgaactgatggcggaagctgtcagtcagaaggtgagcctggcactgctgcaggaaccctacacaggtaatcaaggtgccttgaagcggtatccgggggtccgcgtctttcagatggaccaggggattagtaagatcaatcccgcaaaggccgcaatagcggtctttgataaagacctccaggttaggtgtgacccgagcctccagtcggagaacatagtaGCAATTACCAtagagttctccgactggacacttggaatagtgtccgcctacctggaaggggataagcccctggatccatacctggaacgtctgtccagcgtccgatccaagttgggaactttaagtgttgtgatcggaggtgacttcaatgcgtggagcccatggtggggaagcGCAGACGAGGACCACCGGGGAGCCGAATTGGCAGGATACTTCGACGACAACCAGCTGCACATCCTCAACACCGGTACCGAGCCAACATTCCAAGTGGTTCGGGGAGGTCGGCTCtgtacaagcagagtcgacatcacggtgtgcagccgaagtatcttgtcaaggatggagtcctGGAGGGTGGACCCCGACATGGTCAGTTCCGATCACAACGCTTTAAGAataggactccgcgctggccgtgcaaaagcacccggcccagcaccaaccactcggatatataataCACGCAAGGCAGAttgggataagttccgaaaggaactaatcttacagctccaaaagcgccagatccgagtggaaagagtgtcggccgtaaccgcccccgaggacatcgaaaacgttgtcctcgagtatcaggaggcggttcgcCAAGCGTGTGAGACCGCAATCCCAAAGCTGAAGCGAGTACTGAAATATGAACCTccgtggatgacctccgaacttcgggccctgaagcgcgatgcggttactaagaagaatcgcatccgctgcgcggccccaattaggagggaattcgtcgtccgccagtatctcgacgcccgggaaaagtatgagtctgccgcagaagcggcacagacccatagctggaaggagtactgcaccgcgcaaacaggcgaaagcctgtgggacggcatctacagagtcctccgtcaaacctcgaaaaagcaagaagataaacttcttgtgagggacggagtgactcttgatcccaagcaaagtgcagaactccttgcagctacgttcttcccggacgatagAGTGGAGGACGACTCTCCCGTACATTCCGCAATAAGGAGAGAGGCGGACCGCCCTCTGTGCGAGTTATCCTGTACAGAGGACGATCCGCCCTTCacccttgcggaactcagggaggcggttcacgatttcagcgctcgtaaagtgcctggatcggacgcgttcacagctgacatcagtgccaagagcattgaggcagatgagcggctcttcctagagatagccaacaggtgcctcgctgtgggatacttcccgaagccgtggaagcgtgcggcagtcgtgacacttcccaaaccgggaaaatccgactaccatcatccaaagtcttaccgtccgattggacttttgtcagtccacggtaagactttggaaaagatgatggtacgtcggattaagtggcacgtactgccgacgctaaatccggcccaattcggatttatgccacagcgaagcactgaagatgccctctttgccttggtCGAGCACATTAGAGCTGAagtcagggcaaagagggtagttttgatggtgtctctagacatagagggggcattcgacagcgcctggtggccagctattaaacaccagctggccgccaggaagtGCCCGGGGAACCTatactccaccgtgtgcagcTACCTCAACGACCGGGAGGTCATTATTCGATACGCGGGCGCCGAATGCGTATGGCCCACGACCaaagggtgcgttcagggatcgattggggggcccatattctggaacctcctgatcgatccgttgctgggcgccctcgaggaagagggcctgcgcgtgcaagccttcgccgacgacgtagtgctcgtcttctcgggctcctctccggagactatcgcgcggaccgctaactccgtcctccggcgggtctacgactggggcttggacaacaagctgcgatttgctccacacaaaaccaacgccatggtgatcaccaaaaaactgaaactaacaccaattcagatcaccatgggcggcgaaagcataaagatggtcactgaaaccaagatcctgggtcttataattgaccacaggttgtcttttaagccgcacgtcattgacgtttgccgaaaggcaacggccatctatggccaattgtcaagggcggctaagacaacctggggtctgaacccagaggtggtcaggaccatctacatcgccgctgtggagccaatcgtactatacgcttcaagcgtctgggtcccagccgtagatcaagtcggagtgcggaagttgctggacgcagttcagcgcgggttcgcgcggaagatcagccgggcctacaaaaccgccagtttgagtgcgacgctgatcctgtcaggtatcttgccactcgacctgagaatCCGAGAGGCAGCAGAACTGTACCGCTATAAAAGGGGcgaggacattgatggtatggcagacaggaaggctgaacagcgggttagcttcctggatgctccccatccagccctcgctcctgaggtagaattcTGTTGCCTCGAGGAGACACAGGCCGAAACCGGCGTGGTAGAAGTGCAGGATGACCAACGAGAAGGAGAGGGTTATctgcaggtctacaccgacggcagcaagatacagggcagggttggagccggaatttcatacaggcggcgaggcctggaagtcagagcaagaaaactcaaattagagaattattgctctgtcttccaagccgaaatgtgcgctatttcgaaggctatcgaggacatcttgaagatgcccgatatgaaggtcgagatccttagtgactccaggtcgtcgctggagctgctaagggatcgatcttcgttccacccgatagccttcgaaattaaaaaccttatccaGCGGGCccgaaatatgggtaaaaccattcggttccgctgggttcgggcgcatgtaggtattgaggggaacgagagggctgaccacttggcgaaggacgcggcgctccgtTCGAAGTTGAGgtctgcatacgatggagtgccggTTTCCACTCTTCGCCGCAACATCCGGGGCAGGACCCTTgaggtctggcaggagcgctacaccgcgggtcaaactgcaagtgttacaaaagcgttcctgccagacgtcAAGGTGTCTTATAAGCTGATACGGGAGGAGCCCTTCTCCGCTTTTATGGCCCAGGTCATCACGGGCCACGGCGGTTTCgcagcgtatctccaccggtttggcctgaaggatagcccagtgtgtaTATGCGACGGTCAAAcggacgaaagcgcattgcacctggtgctcgactgcCCTAGGTTTGGCCGGTGGAGGTTCGACTTGGAACTGCAGAGCGGAGTGGCTGTACTAGAGGCAAACCTACCCCACCTTATAACGCGACCCACTAGGCAGCTGTTCGAGTCGTTCTGCCATAAAATCCTAGCGGATGTGCTGCCTAGGAACGgcagcaatattaatattaagcagcttaaattataattatattagtttcgtgttttgtcttatatttataattagtatgGAATAGGCTGTATAGTGTAAATAAGGTATACATTGtacaaaagccacaatataGTGTTAGgtcaatttatgtaattttattattagaagtagcattaattgtataaaacggTTCCCTATGCATAAGCATAGGGGCTGTTATACAACCTTAGCCTTTAAGTAGACGTGCCTagaataagatattattaagtaattaaaactgtaaatatttcatgtaaTAGCAAATAGGTATTAGATTCATAAGTGA from Leptidea sinapis chromosome 16, ilLepSina1.1, whole genome shotgun sequence includes:
- the LOC126968660 gene encoding protein transport protein Sec61 subunit beta-like; this translates as MPAAPSSTSVGSGSRSPSKASIAPRASSGGTVRQRKTTTTATSARNRATGAGSGGMWRFYTDDSPGVKVGPVPVLVMSLLFIASVFMLHIWGKYTRA